Proteins from one Homalodisca vitripennis isolate AUS2020 chromosome 3, UT_GWSS_2.1, whole genome shotgun sequence genomic window:
- the LOC124357396 gene encoding probable asparagine--tRNA ligase, mitochondrial, whose product MIPVYQRILNSASKSKFLQCFHIKVQFNSHISYYSVKDIYLSKDSIGHKAEVKGWVKAVRKMKDNVFIDLDDGSWPEKLQVVIPKSVVPKNLTYGSSVELSGKLLPNQLKKVELVLDDIKVVGPCVVADGYPFAPRKSYSADYVRQYIHLRPRTRILSSLLRIRHGAALALHQYFNGLGYCKIDVPVLTSNDCEGAGEVFIVKPDSEKLIREMGSPGMTPEEAFFNGKTYLTVSGQLHLEIAARAMGKVYCLGPTFRAENSRSRLHLSEFYMAEAELAFVKDLDSILKLMEGLIKTMCQTLMDTCAEDVHLFVKTQGEENCLNIEHLLKSPFTVDSYDNVFNVIDNHRSLFTEPLKKGDPLSKEHELFLVKHNNNLPIFVVDWPTGIKPFYMKAHTNDSSKVHAVDLLCTNVGELCGGSLREDDFDTLVSKLKTHDLEDNLGWYLELRKFGNVPTGGFGMGFERFLQVILGIPNIKDAIPFPRWPHNCKL is encoded by the exons ATGATCCCTGTGTATCAAAGGATATTGAATTCTGCATCCAAGTCTAAATTTTTACAGTGTTTTCACATTAAAGTGCAGTTTAACAGCCATATAAGTTATTATAGTGTTAAAGATATTTACTTATCAAAAGACTCAATTGGGCATAAAGCAGAAGTGAAG GGGTGGGTGAAAGCAGTAAGAAAAATGAAGGATAACGTTTTCATAGATTTAGATGATGGCTCATGGCCAGAAAAACTTCAAGTGGTGATTCCAAAAAGTGTTGTTCCTAAAAATCTCACTTACGGATCTTCCGTTGAGCTGAGTGGTAAATTGTTACCTAATCAACTTAAGAAAGTGGAACTAGTCCTTGATGATATCAAAGTTGTTGGACCCTGTGTTGTTGCTGATGGTTACCCATTTGCTCCACGTAAATCCTACAGTGCAGATTATGTGCGCCAATATATCCACTTGCGACCTCGCACCCGAATTCTTAGTTCTCTGTTGAGGATACGCCATGGTGCAGCATTAGCTCTTCATCAGTACTTTAATGGGCTAGGATATTGTAAAATTGATGTGCCTGTTCTTACTTCAAACGATTGTGAGGGTGCAGGAGAGGTGTTTATCGTCAAACCTGACAGTGAGAAACTCATCCGAGAAATGGGTTCTCCAGGTATGACTCCTGAAGAGGCATTCTTTAATGGAAAAACGTATCTGACAGTTTCTGGGCAGTTGCATCTAGAAATTGCTGCACG AGCTATGGGTAAAGTTTACTGTTTAGGGCCCACTTTccgagctgaaaattcaagatctCGACTACATCTATCAGAATTTTACATGGCTGAGGCTGAACTCGCATTCGTAAAAGACTTGGATAGTATCCTAAAATTGATGGAAGGCCTTATCAAGACAATGTGTCAAACCCTGATGGACACTTGTGCAGAAGATGTGCACTTGTTTGTTAAAACCCAAGGTGAAGAAAATTGTTTGAATATAGAACACTTACTGAAGTCACCGTTTACGGTGGACAGTTATGATAATGTGTTTAATGTGATTGATAACCACAGATCACTTTTTACCGAGCCCCTCAAAAAAGGAGATCCGCTGAGCAAAGAACATGAACTCTTTTTggtaaaacacaacaataatttgCCAATTTTTGTCGTAGACTGGCCTACAGGTATTAAACCATTCTATATGAAGGCTCATACTAATGATTCTTCAAAG GTGCACGCTGTTGATCTACTCTGCACAAACGTAGGAGAACTCTGTGGAGGCAGTCTCAGGGAAGATGATTTTGATACTTTAGTGTCAAAGTTAAAAACCCATGACCTGGAAGATAACCTTGGATGGTATTTGGAACTGAGGAAATTCGGAAACGTGCCAACGGGGGGTTTTGGCATGGGGTTTGAAAGGTTTCTTCAAGTAATTCTAGGAATCCCTAATATTAAAGATGCCATTCCTTTTCCTCGTTGGCCTCACAACTGCAAACTCTAA